Proteins encoded in a region of the Teredinibacter purpureus genome:
- a CDS encoding transposase, giving the protein MGLTKKKHYESYTLAFKVKAVRESKKRGVRAVDVAKALGIHPVMLYRWRQEYKEGRLSENKHMQIKAPPPKKSREDSDALKRAETRIKELEKRLASKEEEVVILKKAKRFFSDQRRKDTRS; this is encoded by the coding sequence ATGGGTTTAACAAAGAAGAAACATTACGAAAGCTACACGTTGGCTTTTAAAGTCAAGGCGGTGAGAGAGAGTAAGAAGCGTGGCGTTAGGGCGGTCGATGTTGCTAAGGCGCTTGGGATTCATCCCGTCATGCTTTACCGTTGGCGCCAAGAATATAAAGAAGGCCGTCTATCCGAGAATAAACACATGCAAATTAAAGCCCCTCCACCCAAAAAGTCTAGAGAAGACAGTGACGCACTTAAGCGCGCAGAAACGCGAATAAAGGAATTGGAAAAACGACTAGCCTCCAAAGAGGAAGAGGTCGTTATTCTAAAAAAGGCAAAACGGTTCTTCTCGGATCAGCGCAGGAAAGATACGCGTTCATAG